The following proteins are co-located in the Lagenorhynchus albirostris chromosome 2, mLagAlb1.1, whole genome shotgun sequence genome:
- the HES2 gene encoding transcription factor HES-2, protein MGLPRRAGDPAELRKSLKPLLEKRRRARINESLSQLKGLILSLLGRESSHFSKLEKADILEMTVRFLQELPASSCPTAAPTPSDSYREGYRACLARLARVLHTRRVLEPAVSARLLEHLRRRAASATPDGGRAGDSCGPPAPSPPPAPLPPAPPRDPGLWRPW, encoded by the exons ATGGGGCTGCCTCGGAGGGCAGGGGACCCGGCGGAGCTGCGCAAG AGCCTGAAGCCACTGCTGGAGAAGCGCCGCCGCGCGCGCATCAACGAGAGCCTGAGCCAGCTCAAGGGCCTCATCCTGTCGCTGCTGGGCAGGGAG AGCTCCCACTTCTCGAAGCTGGAGAAAGCGGACATCCTGGAAATGACCGTGCGCTTCCTGCAGGAGCTGCCTGCGTCCTCCTGCCCGACGGCAGCGCCCA CGCCCTCCGACAGCTACCGCGAGGGCTACCGAGCCTGCCTGGCGCGCCTGGCCCGCGTGCTACACACCCGCCGTGTCCTGGAGCCCGCCGTGAGCGCTCGCCTGCTGGAGCACTTGCGCCGGAGGGCGGCCAGCGCCACCCCCGACGGCGGGCGCGCGGGGGACTCCTGCGGCCCGCCCGCGCCCTCCCCGCCGCCCGCGCCCTTGCCACCTGCGCCTCCTCGGGATCCAGGCCTCTGGCGGCCCTGGTAG